The DNA window GCATTCATGGCACGGCGATTCACTTTCAAATCGAAAATATCAAAACGGCTGTAATACCCTGTTATGTCGTGCATCTGGCGGGGTTGAATACAACGGTTCAGATCAATTTCCGCATAGACAATTCCTTCTTTATCAATCAGAGGATGACCAATCACACGCCCATCTGGCCCGATAATTCCCGTAAACGCACTATTAGTACTACAGTCGTACGTACGCCCCATTGTGGCATGATAGCTCCTGACATTTTTTCCTGAAAATACGGGGAGGTGTTCAATGCACTTACCTATCAACACTTGAGAGCAGGAACTGCTCTCACTGCATACCCGTTTGGCTCCCTTGTTTCACCACCCTGGCCCACAACAACGCAGCCTCGCTTATCTCCGGGGACTGCTCAGTGACGTTGAACGTAAAAATGGCTGGCAACTGGCGGAATGGATAGGCGAACGCTCGCCTGATGGGGTTCAGCATCTGCTGGAGCGTGCTCGCTGGGATGTCGATGTGGCCCGCGATATTTTGCGTGACTACGTGATGGAACATTTGAGCGATGAACATGGGGTGCTCATTGTGGATGAAACCGGCTTTATTAAAAAAGGCCCCCATTCTGCCGGGGTGCAACGTCAATACAGTGGCACTGCCGGACGCGTCGAAAACAGTCAGATAGGCGTCTTTCTCTGTTATGCCGGTCAGGGCGGCCATGCCTTTATTGACCGGGCGTTATACCTGCCCAAACAATGGGCGGATGACCGGCCCCGCTGTGAAACCGCCGGCATTCCTGACTCAGTCCCCTTTGCCACCAAACCGCAACTAGCCCGGCAGATGCCGTTTATGGTCAGGATCGTCGCCTGCGCGGCTGGCTGGAGTCCCGATATCAACCGGTTGTGCTGGCGATCCCCAAAAATGAACCGTTGTGGTGGCAAGGGCCGACCCCTGTCAGAGCGGACAACATTGTGGACAGCCTGACGCCTCAGCAATGGGAATCACATTCTGCGGGGCGGGGAGCGAAAGGCGAACGTCAGTATGATTGGGTTTTAATGCCGCTCTGGCGTTTACAATGCAGTGAGAAAGAACGGGAATATGGCCATTATCTGCTGGTCCGGCGCAGCCGGGATGAAAAACAGGAACGGGCTTACTATGTCGTGTATGCACACCGAGAACAGGCTGATCTGAAAACCCTGGTTCAGGTGGCAGGTTGTCGCTGGGAAATTGAATGTGGTTTTGAGGAAACAAAAGGAGAATGTGGTCTGGATCATTATGAAGTGCGGCAATGGTACAGCTGGTATCGGCATATTACCTTATCGCTACTGGCTCATGCAGTTCTGGCGGTCTTGCGGATACGGGAGAAAAAAAAACGGTTCTGTCGCGTTAAGAATAATAGTTCGAAGGAAAGCCGGATTGATTAACTTTTATGCAGTTAGTTGATAAAAGAAGGCGGCGGGTGATAAGGTTTTCTCTCTAGGGTGAATATATTGTCCTTTACGCAACATGTTAACCAACTCAATCCCTGCCAATACAGTCTGAGCCCGCCTGAAATTTTTGAATCCCAGCATGGGGTGAGTTCGTCGTTTAACACCACGATGATCTTGTTCAATCAGATTGTTGAGGTATTTGTTTTGTCGGATAACCATGGCGTCATCCTTTGATTTTCCCTGATTTAATTTGTCTACTGCTGCTTTATTGGCACCGCTTTTATCTATCGTGACCACGTCAGGCTTTCCATGCTGGCGAATGGCTTTTTTAAAGAAACGCAGAGCCGCGGGTTTATCCCGATAAGCAGTCAGCAAAAAATCAATCGTATTGCCGTCAGAATCGACTGCTCGGTAGAGGTATTTCCACTGACCTTTAACTTTGATATACGTTTCATCCATTCGCCACCGACGCCTAACCGCAGGCTTGTTGTGGCGGTAACGTTTAACAATTAACGGAACTAAACGGTGAACCCAGCGAGAGAGTGGAATGATCTACGGCAATCCCCCGCTCTGCCATTATTTCTTTCAGATTACGCAAACTCAGTGCATAAGCCAGATACCAGCGGACACACTGAGCGATGATATCAACCGGATAATGGAGGCGTTTGAAGGCTTTTCGGATCAAAGACATTATTTGGAACTCGCGTAAAAAACGGGAAGTTTACCTGATGTTCCATTAATGCGACAGAACCGTTTGGAGCGCTACCTCGAAGGTCGCTCTTATGTCAAAAATCACTGATCGCGCTCCTCGTAAAAAGTGGGTATTCCATTCCGACGCCACCTATCCTATTTTTAAAACTCTACTTTTCAAAGAACTTTTAATAAGTAGAATAAGCATTGAAGATTTTATGACCATTTACCGTAATTATGATAATTACGGTAAATAAGATAATTTTACAAGTTCGGATGAATAGGTGTAATGCCGCGCTGGAACGTACTTACGAGGGATAGGCATAACAGCGGGAGTTGGTCGAGTAGCCCACCAAGGGGGATTTCACCCTCATATCCCCCAGAACATGAAGTTAATGGCGTTCTTAATCGCGTCGGCGGCGCTGCTAACGTCGGCAATAGCCTCTCCAGTAACGTTTACAGACACGCTTGATAGTTCGGTCGTCATCACCCGATAATCCTCATCGTTGACCCTAACCAGAGGAAACAGTGAGCTATTCACTTTTTCAGAAAGGTGGCGGGATTCAATCAGGGGGATGACCATACGCCG is part of the Xenorhabdus cabanillasii genome and encodes:
- the ccdB gene encoding type II toxin-antitoxin system toxin CcdB → MQFIVYEYKRASHYKMFVDVQSDIIDTLGRRMVIPLIESRHLSEKVNSSLFPLVRVNDEDYRVMTTELSSVSVNVTGEAIADVSSAADAIKNAINFMFWGI
- a CDS encoding IS6 family transposase (programmed frameshift), translated to MSLIRKAFKRLHYPVDIIAQCVRWYLAYALSLRNLKEIMAERGIAVDHSTLSRWVHRLVPLIVKRYRHNKPAVRRRWRMDETYIKVKGQWKYLYRAVDSDGNTIDFLLTAYRDKPAALRFFKKAIRQHGKPDVVTIDKSGANKAAVDKLNQGKSKDDAMVIRQNKYLNNLIEQDHRGVKRRTHPMLGFKNFRRAQTVLAGIELVNMLRKGQYIHPREKTLSPAAFFYQLTA